In one Phycisphaeraceae bacterium genomic region, the following are encoded:
- a CDS encoding NADH-quinone oxidoreductase subunit N, translated as MNPDLTPVRAALPYIMPEIWLVIGMCAVILVPFIKRKSIVLPTLAALTSLFLALIFTGLSMSGPAASGRAILGTATSGMLAIDPFSQFFKILLILFTILIIVQWLVATRHETAVADSPDLLCLLLGATTGMALMASANNLLAIFIATEAASFPSYALAGFRKKNRKGSEGSLKYVIFGSAASAIMVYGMSLIYGVTGSLDLPTIASRTTELSLQMSPDGSAGHAIPPLLAVGVLALFAGFAFKLSAVPLHFWCPDVFQGAPTEITTFLSVASKGAAVCLLLRVLAQFGAATPDGSTLYYGLAVGVAILGGVTATWGNLVALHQTNIKRLLAYSSIAHAGYMLMAGSLVVFTAGEHGSSQDQVVGAILFYLLVYLFMNLGAFTAAAVIARHTGGNEDIREYAGMIRRSPILVVFMTIFMLSLFGMPALGGFMGKIYLATSMKAAGSAGLVLIAVLLINTLLSLYFYLRPVYYMAFVPDRENRPAFLPGLGGVLVMTVCAAAVFWTGILPGAPGQMAREQAVIYRAPLHQPHASVPTVPESAASSTTSVAASR; from the coding sequence GTGAATCCTGATCTGACACCAGTCCGAGCCGCGCTGCCTTACATCATGCCTGAAATATGGCTGGTCATCGGCATGTGCGCCGTGATCCTTGTGCCCTTCATCAAACGCAAAAGCATCGTCCTGCCGACACTGGCGGCACTGACCTCGCTTTTCCTGGCGCTGATCTTCACCGGCCTGAGCATGTCCGGGCCGGCGGCGTCCGGACGGGCGATCCTCGGCACCGCGACTTCAGGCATGCTGGCGATCGACCCCTTCAGCCAGTTCTTCAAGATTCTCCTGATTCTTTTTACCATCCTCATCATCGTTCAATGGCTCGTCGCCACACGCCATGAAACCGCCGTCGCCGACTCCCCCGACCTACTCTGTCTCCTCCTGGGGGCGACGACAGGCATGGCCCTGATGGCGTCCGCGAATAACCTGCTGGCAATCTTCATCGCCACCGAAGCCGCCTCCTTTCCCAGCTACGCACTGGCGGGCTTCCGCAAGAAAAACCGCAAGGGGTCTGAAGGTTCTCTCAAGTACGTCATCTTCGGATCGGCAGCCAGCGCGATCATGGTGTATGGCATGTCGCTGATCTACGGCGTGACAGGCTCACTCGATCTGCCGACCATCGCTTCCCGCACGACCGAATTGAGCCTCCAGATGTCACCGGACGGCTCAGCGGGTCATGCGATACCGCCATTGCTGGCGGTGGGCGTGCTGGCGCTATTTGCCGGCTTTGCCTTTAAGCTCTCCGCCGTACCGCTGCACTTCTGGTGTCCTGACGTCTTTCAGGGCGCGCCGACGGAAATCACCACGTTCCTCTCGGTCGCATCGAAAGGTGCGGCCGTCTGTCTGCTGCTCCGCGTCCTCGCCCAGTTCGGCGCAGCGACACCCGATGGATCAACCCTCTACTACGGTCTGGCCGTTGGTGTGGCGATCCTCGGCGGTGTCACCGCGACGTGGGGAAATCTCGTCGCCCTCCATCAGACCAATATCAAACGTCTCCTCGCCTACAGCTCCATCGCTCATGCCGGCTACATGCTCATGGCGGGCAGCCTCGTGGTGTTCACCGCCGGTGAGCACGGCAGCTCTCAGGATCAAGTGGTCGGCGCGATTCTCTTCTACCTGCTGGTTTACCTGTTCATGAATCTCGGAGCCTTCACTGCGGCGGCGGTGATCGCACGTCATACCGGCGGCAACGAAGACATCCGCGAATATGCCGGCATGATTCGTCGCTCGCCCATCCTCGTGGTGTTCATGACGATTTTCATGTTGTCTCTGTTCGGCATGCCCGCGCTCGGCGGGTTCATGGGCAAGATTTATCTGGCCACCTCTATGAAAGCGGCCGGCTCCGCGGGGCTGGTGCTCATCGCCGTTCTCCTGATCAACACACTGCTGAGCCTCTACTTTTATCTCCGGCCGGTCTATTACATGGCCTTTGTTCCTGATCGTGAAAACCGTCCGGCATTCCTGCCCGGACTCGGCGGCGTGCTGGTGATGACCGTCTGCGCGGCAGCGGTGTTCTGGACCGGCATCCTCCCCGGTGCCCCCGGCCAGATGGCGCGTGAGCAGGCGGTGATCTACCGAGCACCCTTGCATCAACCGCATGCTTCCGTGCCGACCGTACCTGAGTCCGCTGCGTCATCGACGACATCGGTTGCCGCGAGCCGGTGA
- a CDS encoding NADH-quinone oxidoreductase subunit M — MNTLLNWMIFVPSIGALLCLLSPRQTSKMVALVTSLVTLVMSIYIAVGYYGSGFQGVQYVTAVSWIDMINAQYRTGVDGLSLPLVLLTTSLSVLVVLASWNIEKATQSFMALYLFLLTGMLGVFLSLDMFLFYVFFEVSLLPMYFLIGIWGGPRKEYAAIKFFLYTLAGSICLLVVMLGLYFYTGEATADHQNTWDMMVIQGESVRALFAHGGPHWQFAQWAFWLTLIAFLIKLPGVPFHTWLPDAHVEAPTPISMILAGVLLKMGGYALMRITYPYFPDAAKLFWVFVAVLAVIAIIYGAFCAMAQSDWKKLVAYSSVSHMGYVTLGLAVMTRVGFDGAYFQMIAHGITSAMMFFLVGVVYERAHHREINRFGGIWLKFPGFGGWSLVGFFAGMGLPSLCGFIGEIMVLLGTFRAAGNGELAGALGAQDAAAVTSWAYTLGIIAAFGVVLTAGYILWMFQRVYMGTEKPEYSHYDKITGREYFIMATLGIAAFVFGILPYLVFEMTRPTFDSIMTILTMR, encoded by the coding sequence ATGAACACGCTGCTTAACTGGATGATCTTCGTCCCCTCGATCGGGGCACTGCTCTGCCTCCTCAGCCCCAGGCAGACATCGAAGATGGTGGCACTGGTCACCTCGCTGGTGACGCTGGTGATGTCGATATACATCGCCGTCGGTTACTACGGCAGCGGCTTTCAGGGTGTGCAGTACGTCACCGCCGTCTCGTGGATCGACATGATCAACGCGCAATACCGCACCGGGGTGGACGGCCTGTCACTCCCGCTGGTGCTGCTGACGACTTCACTTTCGGTTCTCGTGGTGCTGGCGAGCTGGAACATCGAAAAAGCCACGCAGTCCTTCATGGCTCTTTATCTCTTCCTGCTCACAGGCATGCTAGGCGTGTTCCTTTCACTGGACATGTTCCTTTTTTACGTGTTCTTTGAGGTCTCGCTGCTGCCGATGTATTTTCTCATCGGCATCTGGGGTGGGCCGCGGAAAGAGTACGCCGCGATCAAGTTTTTTCTCTACACACTCGCCGGTTCGATCTGTCTGCTGGTCGTGATGCTCGGCCTTTACTTCTACACGGGTGAAGCCACCGCTGACCATCAAAACACCTGGGACATGATGGTCATCCAGGGTGAAAGCGTGCGGGCACTCTTTGCTCACGGCGGCCCGCACTGGCAGTTTGCTCAATGGGCGTTCTGGCTGACACTCATCGCCTTCCTCATCAAGCTGCCAGGCGTGCCGTTCCATACCTGGCTGCCCGACGCCCACGTCGAAGCTCCGACACCCATTTCCATGATCCTCGCCGGTGTGCTGCTGAAGATGGGCGGTTACGCCCTGATGCGGATCACCTATCCGTACTTCCCCGATGCCGCCAAACTTTTCTGGGTGTTCGTCGCAGTGCTTGCGGTCATCGCCATCATCTACGGTGCGTTTTGTGCAATGGCGCAGAGCGACTGGAAAAAGCTCGTCGCTTATTCCTCGGTCAGCCATATGGGTTATGTCACACTCGGCCTTGCGGTGATGACTCGCGTCGGCTTCGACGGTGCGTACTTCCAAATGATCGCGCACGGCATCACCAGTGCGATGATGTTCTTCCTCGTCGGCGTCGTCTATGAACGTGCCCACCACCGCGAAATCAACCGCTTCGGCGGGATCTGGCTCAAGTTCCCCGGCTTCGGCGGCTGGTCGCTCGTCGGCTTCTTTGCCGGCATGGGCCTGCCGAGTCTCTGCGGCTTTATCGGTGAGATCATGGTTCTGCTGGGTACGTTCCGTGCTGCGGGTAACGGCGAGCTTGCCGGTGCTCTGGGTGCGCAGGACGCCGCAGCCGTCACCTCGTGGGCTTACACCCTGGGCATCATCGCTGCCTTCGGCGTCGTGCTCACCGCCGGTTACATCCTCTGGATGTTCCAGCGCGTTTACATGGGAACGGAAAAGCCCGAATACTCGCACTACGACAAGATCACCGGCCGCGAATACTTCATCATGGCGACCCTGGGCATTGCCGCGTTTGTCTTCGGTATCCTGCCTTACCTGGTCTTTGAGATGACCCGGCCGACCTTTGATTCCATCATGACGATTTTGACCATGCGGTGA
- the nuoL gene encoding NADH-quinone oxidoreductase subunit L — protein MTPTQLSIRNLLLIATFAPLVSSMIVILLTRRVLYKAAGWLTFVVMGGAFACAAYAAIQWIGLPVADRLPIVTDVPWIPLAGNTAAGEARWLYLGIMVDGLTIVMMTMVTFIAMLVHLYSIGYMEGDKRYNRFFAYLSLFTFSMLGIVIANSIIMLFVFWELVGLTSYLLIGFWFEKRGPQLACKKAFVMNRVGDMGYLIGFGILFYHLGANVLLPATAQDGNMFAAVVRRLHELDPNFSILNPPIWLTAAGIGIFFGAIGKSAQFPLHTWLPDAMEGPTPVSSIVHSATMVAAGVYLTARIYPILTPGAHLFVATVGLITLVIAACMALVMTDIKRVLAYSTISQLGYMILGLGVGSWTFALYHLITHAFFKCCLFQCSGSVIHAAHHQQDMRYYGGLGKKMPITMTCYFICTLAISGASIPMTDWGISGFYSKDGILAGAVNHGDALGVLLGPLAKLYFWLPMGVAFLTVFYMTRSFALTFLGKPRDQHLYDHAHEAPWQMVLPQIALAILAIASAPFIMPFWQNLINESRSLMWDSGVHWVQPGVDHEMGHGIHYVHKWLGYGVGWIAMLVLGIAIYAPGLKTASRIVRIPGIGVIHNWLVNKLYFDAFYDVFLVHAGKTVAYICSWVDKTIVDGLVNLAGWVTRAFAVVSGGVDNKLVDGAVNGAALAVQNGGNVLRATQPGRIRVYVLVFFLSATLVTLAVLAVVLSLR, from the coding sequence ATGACCCCCACACAGTTGTCCATCCGAAACCTGCTCCTCATCGCGACCTTCGCGCCGCTGGTGAGCTCGATGATCGTCATCCTGCTCACGCGGCGGGTGCTTTATAAGGCTGCGGGATGGCTGACCTTCGTCGTCATGGGCGGGGCGTTTGCCTGTGCCGCCTACGCTGCGATTCAGTGGATCGGGCTGCCGGTGGCGGATCGTTTGCCCATCGTGACCGATGTGCCGTGGATTCCGCTGGCGGGGAATACCGCAGCGGGTGAGGCACGCTGGCTCTATCTGGGAATCATGGTTGACGGCCTGACCATCGTGATGATGACGATGGTCACGTTCATCGCCATGCTCGTGCATCTCTACTCGATCGGCTATATGGAAGGAGACAAGCGGTACAACCGCTTCTTTGCCTACCTGTCGCTCTTTACCTTCAGCATGCTCGGCATCGTGATCGCCAACTCGATCATAATGCTCTTTGTTTTCTGGGAACTCGTCGGTCTGACGAGCTACCTGCTCATCGGTTTCTGGTTTGAGAAACGCGGCCCGCAACTGGCGTGCAAAAAAGCCTTCGTCATGAACCGCGTCGGTGACATGGGCTATCTCATCGGGTTCGGCATCCTTTTCTATCATCTGGGAGCCAACGTCCTCCTGCCCGCCACGGCTCAGGATGGAAATATGTTCGCTGCAGTGGTGCGGCGACTGCACGAGCTGGACCCGAATTTCTCGATTCTCAACCCACCGATCTGGCTCACCGCGGCGGGAATCGGGATTTTCTTCGGAGCCATCGGCAAGTCGGCGCAGTTCCCCCTGCACACCTGGCTGCCCGACGCAATGGAAGGGCCTACGCCTGTCTCCTCAATCGTTCACAGCGCGACGATGGTCGCTGCCGGCGTCTATCTGACAGCCCGGATCTACCCCATCCTCACGCCTGGAGCACACCTTTTCGTCGCGACCGTCGGCCTCATCACGCTGGTTATCGCGGCGTGTATGGCTCTGGTGATGACCGACATCAAGCGCGTCCTGGCGTACTCCACCATCTCGCAGCTTGGCTACATGATTCTGGGGCTAGGCGTCGGTTCGTGGACTTTTGCTCTCTATCACCTGATCACCCACGCCTTTTTCAAGTGCTGCCTCTTCCAGTGCTCCGGCAGCGTCATCCACGCAGCGCACCATCAGCAGGACATGCGGTACTACGGCGGGCTGGGCAAAAAAATGCCCATCACCATGACCTGTTACTTCATCTGCACGCTCGCCATCTCCGGGGCTTCGATCCCGATGACGGATTGGGGTATCAGCGGTTTTTACTCCAAGGATGGCATCCTCGCGGGTGCGGTGAACCACGGTGACGCGCTGGGTGTCCTGCTGGGGCCGTTGGCCAAACTCTATTTCTGGCTCCCGATGGGCGTGGCGTTCCTCACCGTCTTTTACATGACGCGCAGCTTCGCTCTGACCTTCCTGGGCAAGCCGCGCGATCAGCACCTGTACGACCACGCCCACGAAGCACCGTGGCAGATGGTCCTACCGCAAATCGCGCTGGCGATCCTGGCGATCGCTTCCGCGCCGTTCATCATGCCGTTCTGGCAAAACCTCATCAACGAATCTCGCTCTCTGATGTGGGATTCGGGTGTTCACTGGGTCCAACCGGGCGTTGATCATGAGATGGGGCACGGCATCCATTACGTTCACAAGTGGCTGGGCTACGGCGTGGGCTGGATCGCCATGCTCGTGCTGGGCATCGCCATCTACGCACCGGGGCTGAAGACCGCCTCCCGGATCGTCCGCATCCCCGGCATCGGCGTCATTCACAACTGGTTAGTCAACAAGCTTTATTTCGATGCGTTCTACGACGTGTTCCTCGTCCACGCAGGCAAGACCGTGGCGTATATCTGCTCGTGGGTGGACAAGACGATCGTCGATGGCCTGGTAAATCTCGCCGGCTGGGTGACGCGGGCCTTCGCGGTTGTCTCCGGCGGGGTGGATAACAAACTCGTCGATGGTGCGGTTAACGGTGCAGCTCTGGCGGTGCAAAACGGCGGCAACGTCCTCCGTGCGACTCAACCCGGCCGCATCCGCGTCTATGTTCTGGTTTTCTTCCTCAGTGCCACCCTCGTCACCCTCGCGGTGCTGGCGGTGGTTCTGTCATTACGGTGA
- the nuoK gene encoding NADH-quinone oxidoreductase subunit NuoK, with the protein MTHPIAQIGLMHFLIVSFLLFGAGVATILTKRNAIGILIGVELVLNAAAINFVAFNRFGWSGTGGEHATPLIHGQMFSIFIIVLAAAEAAVALAIFLNYYNTFSSIDVEAADEMKG; encoded by the coding sequence ATGACGCATCCCATTGCACAAATCGGTCTCATGCACTTTCTCATCGTGTCGTTTCTGCTCTTTGGGGCGGGAGTCGCCACGATCCTGACCAAACGTAACGCGATCGGCATCCTGATCGGTGTGGAACTGGTGCTTAACGCGGCGGCGATCAACTTCGTGGCGTTTAACCGGTTCGGCTGGTCGGGGACCGGCGGCGAACATGCGACGCCTTTGATCCACGGTCAGATGTTTTCGATCTTCATCATCGTCCTGGCCGCCGCAGAAGCTGCGGTGGCGCTGGCGATTTTTCTGAATTATTACAACACCTTCAGCTCCATCGACGTTGAGGCGGCGGATGAGATGAAGGGATAA
- a CDS encoding NADH-quinone oxidoreductase subunit J: MLFLAQQTASAAQSPIAPLLFIALAALTVVSAWAIVLSQNIVRMAVYLLLTLMGAAGFYFMLSAEFLAAIQLIVYAGGTLILIIFGVMLTSKDPFLQLKAAVWERVAGTFVGLILAGLLLLALVHNTLPGGGASLGDVEPHAGFAQHDTVAAIGRGLLTEYVVPFEVAGVLLLVVMIGAAYMARKRVK; this comes from the coding sequence TTGCTCTTCCTTGCGCAACAGACTGCTTCCGCGGCGCAGTCGCCGATCGCTCCGCTACTTTTCATCGCGTTGGCTGCTTTGACGGTGGTCAGCGCGTGGGCCATCGTTTTGTCGCAGAACATCGTGCGCATGGCGGTTTACCTGCTGCTGACGCTCATGGGTGCAGCGGGCTTCTATTTCATGCTCAGTGCGGAGTTTCTGGCGGCAATTCAGCTCATCGTTTATGCGGGCGGCACACTGATTTTGATCATCTTCGGCGTCATGCTCACGAGTAAAGACCCGTTCCTTCAGCTTAAAGCCGCAGTCTGGGAGCGGGTCGCCGGTACGTTTGTCGGCCTGATACTCGCGGGACTGCTTCTGCTGGCATTGGTGCATAACACCCTGCCCGGCGGGGGGGCGTCACTGGGTGATGTTGAGCCGCACGCGGGGTTTGCCCAGCATGACACCGTGGCCGCGATCGGCCGTGGACTGCTGACTGAGTATGTCGTTCCTTTTGAAGTCGCCGGCGTGCTGCTGCTGGTCGTGATGATCGGTGCGGCATACATGGCACGGAAAAGGGTCAAATAG
- a CDS encoding beta-hydroxyacyl-ACP dehydratase has product MVPPLLFDISQINLDHVQFGVDEIEKTNPHRGHMRMIDGINYMSDDLERIVAFKDVRADEFWVPGHIPGRPLFPGVLMIEAAAQVASFVAIKRLPGTAFVGFAGVEEVKFRGQVVPGDRLVLLGVGIDLRPRRIICQAQGLLRGTIVFEAKIIGMPF; this is encoded by the coding sequence ATGGTTCCACCGCTTCTTTTTGACATCTCTCAGATCAACCTGGACCACGTACAGTTCGGCGTGGATGAAATCGAAAAAACCAACCCGCACCGCGGACACATGCGGATGATCGACGGCATCAACTACATGTCGGACGATCTGGAGCGTATCGTTGCCTTCAAAGATGTTCGTGCTGATGAGTTCTGGGTACCCGGACACATCCCCGGACGGCCGCTGTTTCCGGGTGTGCTGATGATCGAGGCGGCGGCGCAAGTGGCGAGCTTCGTGGCGATCAAGCGGCTGCCGGGTACGGCCTTCGTCGGCTTTGCCGGGGTGGAGGAGGTGAAGTTCCGCGGTCAGGTCGTCCCCGGTGATCGGCTGGTGTTGCTGGGGGTTGGAATAGATCTTCGACCTCGCCGCATCATCTGCCAGGCGCAGGGACTCCTCCGGGGTACGATCGTGTTTGAGGCAAAGATCATCGGAATGCCGTTTTAG
- a CDS encoding isochorismatase family protein yields the protein MPPTRFRLESAALLVVDMQEKLVPHMHNAQSLVPQVARLLDGANAINLPMLVTEHYRKGLGVTLPELQPRIARALCNQDKVLFSACVDPVLEELRRGKFTSVIVCGVEAHVCVLQTCLDLLEHGYNVALTTDAIGSRRPFDMEMGIERLIQAGVAPTTVESMLFELVREAGTPLFKAMLNVVK from the coding sequence ATGCCTCCCACACGTTTTCGACTGGAGTCCGCCGCCTTGCTGGTGGTGGATATGCAGGAAAAACTCGTTCCGCACATGCACAACGCCCAGTCGCTGGTTCCGCAGGTCGCGCGGCTGCTCGATGGCGCCAACGCGATCAACCTGCCGATGCTGGTGACCGAGCACTACCGCAAAGGTCTGGGCGTCACGCTGCCTGAACTTCAGCCCCGCATCGCACGAGCTTTGTGTAATCAAGACAAGGTGCTGTTCTCCGCCTGCGTTGATCCCGTGCTTGAGGAACTGCGGCGCGGTAAGTTCACCAGTGTTATCGTCTGCGGCGTAGAAGCCCATGTCTGCGTGCTGCAAACCTGCCTCGATCTTCTGGAGCACGGCTACAACGTCGCGCTGACGACCGATGCGATCGGTTCCCGCCGGCCATTCGACATGGAAATGGGGATTGAGCGGCTGATTCAAGCGGGCGTCGCGCCTACGACGGTCGAGTCGATGCTTTTTGAGCTGGTGCGAGAAGCAGGCACGCCGCTGTTCAAAGCCATGTTGAATGTGGTGAAATGA
- a CDS encoding sigma-70 family RNA polymerase sigma factor produces the protein MRRQNLRVNGLPTNTDELLRRLLDHDAAAWRELVEGYTGFLLAMSRRTFASYGVRTDGQDFEDAVADVWKNLLENDLRLVRQCIERGNFVQTLQVLVRNRSIDLMRKRQNATIALNEGHAVTQPAAASTEADLEPGELARAMGELTARERTLVNLFFLQRKKYREISALTGIPQNSIGPTLARAVARLRQSLKRD, from the coding sequence TTGAGACGCCAGAATCTTCGTGTGAACGGCCTGCCCACGAACACCGACGAATTGCTCCGTCGTCTGCTCGATCACGACGCCGCCGCTTGGCGCGAGTTGGTGGAGGGCTATACCGGTTTTCTGCTGGCGATGTCTCGGCGGACATTCGCATCCTATGGCGTGCGGACGGATGGCCAGGACTTTGAGGATGCCGTCGCCGACGTCTGGAAAAACCTGCTGGAAAACGATCTCCGCCTTGTCCGTCAGTGCATTGAGCGGGGAAATTTTGTGCAAACGCTCCAGGTGCTGGTGCGTAACCGCAGCATCGACCTGATGCGAAAAAGGCAAAACGCGACGATCGCTCTGAATGAAGGCCACGCGGTCACCCAGCCTGCCGCCGCCTCCACGGAAGCGGATCTGGAGCCTGGCGAACTGGCCAGGGCCATGGGTGAGCTGACCGCACGCGAGCGCACCCTCGTGAACCTGTTTTTTCTTCAGAGGAAAAAGTACCGCGAGATCTCCGCCTTGACCGGTATCCCGCAGAACAGCATCGGCCCGACGCTCGCCCGCGCGGTCGCACGCCTTCGCCAATCGCTCAAGCGTGACTGA